One window of Nocardia sp. NBC_00508 genomic DNA carries:
- a CDS encoding glycoside hydrolase family 15 protein, giving the protein MTMEQHMDDEIEHTPRLTAFPRIDDYGFISDCEVAALIAPSGAIEWMCLPRMDSPSVFAAILDRSAGSFRFAPADFVVPTDRRYIPGTMVMETSWRSGEGWATVRDVLLVGPWRHQTPGRSAHRRTPTDYDAEHILLRTVHCETGQIQFSLDCQPAFDYGRHRVRWEYVDSYHLAQASADGIDLRLTLSTDLRLGLEGTHAVARTLLKTGDTRFCALSWGSRDAPRSVEEADERLLRTIHHWRHWLAGGRFPDHPWTAQLTRSALTLKGLTFAPTGAIAAAATTSLPETPGGERNWDYRYSWIRDSAFALWGLYTLGFTWEANDFFSYILDLAEDVRDMQIVYGIGGETDLGEQALTHLRGYDNAAPVRIGNDAYRQRQHDVWGAALDSVYLYARHQDQIDARAWPLLGRAVKSALTSWREPDHGIWEVRGKPQHFTSSKVMCWVAADRGARLARIHQDFERAHRWQQAADEIHADICTNAVDSRQVFTQYYGSTALDASTLLIPLVRFLPPDDDRVRNTVLAIADELTEDDLVLRYRVSETDDGCAGEEGAFTICSFWLVSALSEIGEKKRAKQLCEKLLAYASPLGLYGEEIDPRTGRHWGNYPQAFTHLALINAVMHVIQDEQAVLRQALGGESIAPRLGEAPYTLGYIHR; this is encoded by the coding sequence ATGACGATGGAGCAGCACATGGACGACGAGATCGAACACACGCCGCGGCTCACGGCGTTCCCGCGTATCGACGACTACGGTTTCATCTCCGACTGCGAGGTCGCTGCCCTAATCGCCCCCAGCGGAGCCATCGAGTGGATGTGTCTACCCCGCATGGACTCCCCCAGTGTCTTCGCGGCCATACTCGATCGTTCCGCCGGCTCATTTCGGTTCGCCCCCGCCGACTTCGTTGTGCCCACCGATCGCCGCTACATCCCGGGCACGATGGTCATGGAGACGAGCTGGCGCAGTGGCGAAGGGTGGGCGACAGTGCGCGATGTGCTGCTGGTCGGGCCCTGGCGGCACCAGACACCCGGCCGTAGCGCTCATCGTCGGACTCCCACCGACTACGACGCCGAGCACATCCTGCTGCGGACGGTGCACTGTGAGACCGGCCAGATCCAATTCAGCCTCGACTGTCAGCCGGCCTTCGATTACGGCAGGCATCGCGTCCGCTGGGAGTACGTCGACAGCTACCACCTCGCGCAGGCCAGTGCCGACGGAATCGACCTGCGGTTGACGTTGAGCACCGACCTGCGGTTGGGGCTGGAAGGTACGCACGCGGTCGCCCGCACCCTGCTGAAGACGGGCGATACGCGCTTCTGCGCGCTCTCCTGGGGCAGCCGCGACGCCCCCCGTTCGGTTGAGGAGGCCGATGAACGGTTGCTGCGGACGATCCACCATTGGCGGCACTGGCTGGCGGGCGGGCGATTTCCGGACCACCCGTGGACAGCCCAGCTGACTCGGAGCGCGCTGACCCTCAAGGGCCTGACCTTCGCCCCGACCGGCGCCATCGCTGCTGCCGCCACCACATCGCTGCCCGAAACCCCAGGTGGAGAACGCAATTGGGACTATCGCTACTCGTGGATCCGCGATTCAGCATTCGCGCTGTGGGGCCTGTACACATTGGGCTTCACCTGGGAGGCGAACGACTTCTTCTCCTACATCCTCGACTTGGCCGAAGACGTCCGGGACATGCAGATCGTGTATGGCATCGGCGGCGAGACCGATCTCGGCGAGCAGGCTCTCACCCACCTGCGCGGCTATGACAATGCCGCGCCCGTGCGCATCGGGAACGATGCATACCGGCAACGCCAGCACGATGTGTGGGGCGCGGCGCTGGATTCGGTCTATCTCTATGCCCGCCACCAAGATCAAATCGATGCACGGGCATGGCCGCTGCTGGGCCGGGCGGTCAAAAGCGCCCTCACCTCTTGGCGCGAGCCCGACCATGGCATTTGGGAAGTTCGTGGGAAGCCGCAACACTTCACCTCCAGCAAAGTCATGTGCTGGGTTGCCGCCGATCGCGGTGCCCGGCTGGCCCGCATCCACCAGGACTTCGAACGCGCGCACCGCTGGCAACAGGCCGCCGATGAAATCCACGCCGACATATGCACGAATGCGGTCGATTCCCGACAGGTGTTCACCCAGTACTACGGCAGCACGGCGCTGGACGCTTCAACCCTGCTCATCCCCTTGGTTCGTTTCCTGCCCCCCGACGACGACAGGGTACGCAACACCGTGCTGGCCATAGCCGACGAACTGACCGAAGACGACCTCGTCTTGCGATATCGCGTCAGTGAAACCGATGATGGATGCGCCGGGGAAGAAGGCGCTTTCACGATCTGCTCGTTCTGGCTGGTCTCGGCGCTGTCGGAGATCGGCGAAAAGAAGCGAGCCAAACAGTTGTGCGAGAAACTCCTCGCCTACGCCAGCCCTCTGGGCCTCTACGGCGAGGAGATCGACCCGCGAACCGGCCGGCACTGGGGCAACTACCCTCAGGCGTTCACCCACCTCGCCCTGATCAACGCCGTGATGCACGTCATCCAAGACGAACAGGCCGTACTGCGGCAGGCACTCGGCGGGGAATCGATCGCCCCACGACTGGGTGAGGCACCCTACACACTGGGATACATCCACCGATAA
- a CDS encoding DUF2165 domain-containing protein, whose translation MRHSGARVLDIAGSRRTAVAILAVITGFYYLFVAITNCVDTDTNRNAVAAVLSMRSTIHNPGTDWRAITNSGVALVAYILIVIWEFLIAFVLLAAAAVWGRVLTGRPRRLRADLGVAVRLSSLGWTMAVMLFAGGFLTVGGEWFRMWANKEVNASSAALQNFLIAAVGLILVHLPDSIAPHHAPMPPKGSRH comes from the coding sequence ATGAGACACAGTGGTGCACGGGTTCTCGACATCGCGGGTAGCCGTCGAACGGCCGTGGCGATACTCGCGGTGATCACCGGGTTCTACTATCTGTTCGTCGCGATCACCAACTGCGTGGACACCGACACAAATCGAAACGCGGTTGCCGCTGTGCTGTCGATGAGGTCGACGATCCACAATCCGGGGACGGACTGGCGGGCGATCACCAACAGCGGTGTCGCACTTGTCGCCTACATCCTGATCGTGATCTGGGAGTTCCTGATCGCCTTCGTACTGCTGGCCGCCGCGGCGGTATGGGGCCGAGTACTGACGGGACGGCCGCGCCGACTTCGCGCCGACCTCGGCGTGGCTGTGAGACTGTCGAGTCTGGGCTGGACGATGGCGGTCATGCTGTTCGCGGGTGGGTTCCTCACCGTCGGCGGTGAATGGTTCCGGATGTGGGCGAACAAGGAGGTGAACGCGTCCTCGGCTGCGCTGCAGAACTTTTTGATCGCCGCCGTCGGCCTGATCCTCGTTCACCTGCCGGACTCGATCGCCCCGCATCATGCGCCCATGCCACCGAAAGGGTCTCGACACTAG